The following coding sequences are from one Nicotiana tabacum cultivar K326 chromosome 1, ASM71507v2, whole genome shotgun sequence window:
- the LOC107799848 gene encoding phenolic glucoside malonyltransferase 1-like: protein MASVIEQCQVAPSPGSAAELTLPLTYFDHGWLGFHRMRRILFYKLPISRPDFVQTIIPTLKDSLSLTLKHYIPLAGNVACPQDWSGYPELRYITGDSVSVIFSESDMDFNYLVGNHPRDANDFYHFIPQLAEPKDAPGFQLAPVLAIQVTLFPNHGISIGFTNHHVAGDGATIVKFVRAWALLNKFDGDEQFLDKEFIPFYDRSVIKDPNGVGMSIWDEMKKYKHMMTMSDIVTPPDKVRGTFIITRNDIGKLKNLILSRRPNLTHVTSFTVTCAYVWTCVIKSEAAIVEEIDENGMEFFGCAADCRAQFNPPLPPSYFGNALVGYVARTRHVDLAGKEGFIIAAELIGEAIQKRMKDEEWILSGSWFKEFGKVDEKRSVSVAGSPKLDLYAADFGWGRAEKLEFVSIDSGDSISMSLSKSKDSDGDLEIGLSLSKTRMNAFAAMFTHGISFL from the coding sequence ATGGCGTCTGTGATTGAGCAATGTCAAGTTGCGCCATCTCCCGGCAGTGCAGCTGAATTGACACTCCCTCTTACTTATTTTGATCATGGTTGGTTAGGTTTCCACCGTATGCGGCGGATTTTATTCTACAAGCTTCCTATTTCCAGACCCGATTTCGTCCAAACCATTATTCCGACGCTTAAAGATTCACTCTCCCTCACTCTCAAACATTATATACCCCTAGCTGGCAACGTTGCTTGTCCACAAGATTGGAGCGGTTATCCTGAGTTACGTTATATAACAGGAGATTCTGTATCTGTTATTTTTTCTGAGAGTGATATGGATTTCAATTATCTCGTTGGTAACCATCCCCGTGATGCTAACGATTTTTATCACTTTATTCCTCAGTTGGCGGAACCTAAGGATGCACCTGGGTTCCAATTAGCCCCGGTCTTAGCCATTCAAGTGACACTTTTTCCAAATCATGGCATATCCATAGGTTTCACGAATCATCACGTTGCTGGTGATGGAGCTACCATAGTAAAGTTCGTTAGGGCGTGGGCTTTGCTCAATAAATTCGATGGAGACGAACAATTCCTAGATAAAGAGTTCATTCCATTTTACGATAGGTCCGTAATCAAAGACCCCAATGGAGTAGGGATGTCTATATGGGATGAAATGAAGAAATATAAGCACATGATGACGATGTCTGACATTGTGACTCCTCCTGATAAGGTTCGAGGTACATTTATTATAACACGGAATGACATCGGGAAGCTCAAAAATTTAATATTGTCAAGAAGACCGAACCTAACTCATGTAACATCTTTCACAGTAACATGTGCTTATGTATGGACTTGTGTAATAAAATCAGAGGCCGCAATAGTGGAAGAGATAGACGAGAATGGAATGGAATTCTTCGGGTGTGCAGCAGATTGCAGAGCGCAGTTCAATCCACCACTTCCTCCATCTTATTTCGGGAATGCCCTAGTCGGGTACGTTGCAAGAACAAGACATGTGGACTTAGCAGGAAAAGAAGGTTTTATAATTGCTGCGGAATTAATTGGAGAAGCTATTCAGAAAAGAATGAAGGATGAGGAATGGATCTTGAGTGGTAGTTGGTTTAAAGAATTTGGCAAAGTAGATGAAAAACGGTCGGTTTCAGTTGCTGGATCACCAAAGCTTGACTTATATGCTGCTGATTTTGGTTGGGGTAGGGCTGAAAAATTAGAGTTCGTTTCTATTGACAGTGGTGATAGCATATCAATGTCCCTAAGTAAGTCCAAAGACTCAGATGGAGATTTAGAGATTGGTTTGTCTTTGTCCAAAACTCGAATGAATGCTTTTGCTGCTATGTTCACCCACGGGATTAGCTTTCTGTAG